A genome region from Oenanthe melanoleuca isolate GR-GAL-2019-014 chromosome 2, OMel1.0, whole genome shotgun sequence includes the following:
- the LOC130249947 gene encoding scale keratin-like: MSCYDVCTPKTSVAVPQPIAESCNELCARQCPDSSALIQPPPVVVTFPGPILTSFPQQAVVGSSGAPAFGGSLGLGGLYGAGATQASAGLCTFGRACAAPAYSPCALPRYSKKLWDTCGPC, encoded by the coding sequence ATGTCCTGCTACGACGTGTGCACCCCCAAAaccagtgtggctgtgccccagcccatcGCTGAGAGCTGCAACGAGCTGTGTGCCCGCCAGTGCCCCGACTCCTCGGCCTTGATCCAGCCGCCCCCCGTGGTGGTCACCTTCCCCGGCCCCATCctcacctccttcccccagcaagCCGTGGTGGGCTCCTCCGGAGCACCGGCCTTTGGcggctccctggggctgggcggCCTCTACGGCGCCGGCGCCACCCAGGCCTCGGCTGGCCTCTGCACCTTTGGCAGAGCCTGCGCTGCTCCCGCCTACAGCCCTTGCGCCCTGCCCCGCTACAGCAAGAAGCTCTGGGACACCTGCGGGCCCTGCTAg